From Zingiber officinale cultivar Zhangliang chromosome 5B, Zo_v1.1, whole genome shotgun sequence, the proteins below share one genomic window:
- the LOC121986046 gene encoding DNA-directed RNA polymerases IV and V subunit 2-like, giving the protein MEKESDLWMEKFCKDAARAFFKEWGLLSHQINSYDDFIEHGLQDLFDTLGDVVVEPGYDPSKKGSEGWRHAAISFGNVRLEKPEFWPESNDVHDTSLKLLPKHARLQNMTYSSQLKVEVRVQTYVQEKNDKAKSGNDLYIQKRVLGDTKREITIGRLPVMVNSNLCWLKTLDKSDCIFDSGGYFLIKGMEKTFIAQEQRCLTRLWVVDKPAPTVSYLSEVKQKRIYVKLVEAPKVEGFNGGRLISFYFFFATMPIWVMFFALGALSDKDVFEMIDLEGCEAGMTDIILATIKDAEEQVEGFRSIDKACQHIDTLVKNAKFPPTESFDQYVSKYLFPNIAGHRSKALFLGYMVKCLLLSSVGKRKCDNKDDFRNKRLHLAGELLARELRTHVRHAERRMVKTMQRDLNGDNSLQLIERYWDASIITNGLNRAFTTGAWTHPYKKAERSSGIVATLRRTNPLQMISDMRKTRQQVLYAGKAGDARYPNPSYWGKLCFLSTPDGENCGLVKNLAVTAVVSSKVLQPSVDNLMECGMKKLDEVSLESMRNMGKVFLNGDWVGVCSDMSSIADRLRCMRRGKQIDPQVEIKIDKHQKEVRIFTDAGRILRPLLIVKNLKKIRELKGGACSFSYLMEQEIIELIGVEEEEDCQTAWGIKSFFAANEGSSLKYSHCELDPSFLLGLSCSITPFANHNFARRVLYQAEKHSHQAIGFSTVNPSIRVDTLSHQLYYPQKPLFRTVVSECLFSTSSSVGRKDTIARPEYYNGQNAIVAVNVHQGFNQEDSLVMNKSSLDRGMFRTEHFRSYKAEVENKVLSKRLKLKEKVDFGKIDSKKGRVDSLDDDGFPYVGASLQSGDIVIGKVSESGEDHSIKLKHTEKGMVQKVVLAANDEGKNFAVVTLRQVRSPCLGDKFSSMHGQKGVVGFLETQENFPFTCEGIVPDIVINPHAFPTRQTPGQLLEAALGKGIACRDSTRYATPFSTASVDDIADQLHRSGFSRWGSERVLNGRTGEMMSSMIFMGPTFYQRLIHMAEDKVKFRNTGPVHPLTRQPVADRKRFGGVKFGEMERDCLLAHGAAANLHERLFMLSDFSQMHICQKCHRAANVILRPVPGGKKIRGPYCNFCQSGENIVRINVPYGAKLLYMELFSMGICLKFETELC; this is encoded by the exons ATGGAAAAGGAGAGTGATTTGTGGATggaaaaattctgcaaagacGCCGCAAGGGCCTTCTTCAAAGAGTGGGGTCTTCTTAGCCATCAGATCAATTCCTACGACGATTTTATCGAACATGGCCTCCAAGATCTGTTTGACACTCTCGGAGACGTTGTTGTAGAACCAGGCTATGACCCATCCAAGAAGGGATCTGAAGGCTGGAGACATGCGGCTATCAGTTTCGGTAATGTCAGGCTTGAGAAGCCTGAGTTTTGGCCTGAAAGTAACGATGTGCACGATACCTCACTGAAATTACTACCGAAACATGCTCGCCTTCAGAACATGACATATTCTTCTCAGCTAAAAGTTGAAGTCAGAGTTCAG ACATATGTGCAAGAGAAAAATGACAAAGCCAAGTCTGGCAATGACCTATATATTCAGAAAAGGGTATTGGGTGACACAAAAAGGGAAATCACCATAGGAAGGTTACCTGTCATGGTCAATTCAAACCTTTGCTGGCTGAAGACTCTTGACAAAAGTGATTGCATCTTTGATTCTGGTGGTTACTTTTTAATTAAAGGGATGGAGAAG ACTTTCATTGCACAAGAACAAAGATGTTTGACAAGACTCTGGGTGGTAGATAAACCTGCTCCAACAGTTTCTTATTTATCAGAAGTCAAACAAAAAAGAATATATGTGAAACTTGTTGAAGCTCCCAAAGTTGAAGGGTTCAATGGAGGCAGACTTATtagcttctacttcttctttgccACAATGCCTATCTGGGTTATGTTTTTTGCTCTTGGTGCATTATCAGATAAAGATGTTTTTGAAATGATTGATCTTGAAGGATGCGAGGCTGGTATGACTGACATAATATTAGCAACTATTAAGGATGCTGAAGAACAAGTTGAGGGTTTCCGTAGCATAGATAAGGCTTGCCAGCACATAGATACACTAGTTAAGAATGCAAAGTTCCCTCCTACTGAATCCTTTGATCAATATGTTTCTAAGTATCTCTTTCCAAATATCGCTGGGCATAGGTCAAAAGCTCTTTTCTTAGGATATATGGTTAAATGTCTCTTACTATCTTCTGTTGGTAAGAGAAAATGTGACAACAAAGATGATTTTAGGAACAAGAGGTTGCACTTAGCTGGTGAACTTCTGGCTAGGGAGTTAAGGACACATGTTAGACATGCTGAGAGGCGAATGGTTAAAACTATGCAGAGGGATCTAAATGGAGATAATAGTTTGCAACTAATTGAGCGTTATTGGGATGCATCTATAATTACAAATGGTCTTAATCGGGCTTTTACAACTGGTGCATGGACTCATCCATACAAAAAGGCTGAGAGGTCATCAGGCATAGTGGCAACCCTTAGAAGAACCAATCCTCTTCAAATGATTTCTGACATGAGAAAAACACGTCAGCAGGTTTTATATGCAGGGAAGGCTGGTGATGCTAGATATCC AAATCCATCGTACTGGGGGAAATTGTGTTTTTTATCAACACCAGATGGGGAGAACTGTGGGCTTGTAAAAAATTTAGCTGTCACAGCTGTTGTTAGCTCTAAAGTATTGCAACCTAGTGTTGATAACTTGATGGAATGTGGAATGAAAAAACTGGATGAAGTATCTCTAGAGTCAATGAGAAATATGGGTAAAGTATTTCTGAATGGTGACTGGGTTGGAGTTTGTTCAGACATGAGCTCAATTGCTGATAGACTCAGATGTATGCGTCGTGGCAAACAAATCGATCCCCAG GTTGAAATAAAAATAGACAAACACCAAAAGGAAGTCCGTATATTTACTGATGCCGGGAGAATTCTAAGACCTCTTTTGATTGTAAAAAACTTAAAGAAAATTAGGGAACTGAAAGGAGGAGCCTGTTCGTTTTCATATCTCATGGAGCAGGAAATCATAGAACTCATCGGcgttgaggaagaggaagattgcCAAACTGCATGGGGAATCAAGTCTTTTTTTGCAGCTAATGAAGGGAGTTCTCTGAAGTACTCCCATTGTGAGCTTGATCCATCCTTCTTATTAGGCTTAAGTTGCAGTATTACTCCTTTTGCTAACCACAACTTTGCTAGAAGAGTTTTGTATCAGGCTGAGAAGCACTCTCATCAGGCAATTGGCTTCTCCACAGTAAATCCAAGTATTAGAGTCGACACTCTTTCTCACCAACTGTATTATCCTCAGAAACCTCTTTTTAGAACAGTAGTATCTGAGTGCCTTTTTAGCACTAGTTCTTCTGTTGGCAGAAAAGACACCATTGCTAGACCGGAATATTACAATGGTCAAAATGCTATTGTCGCAGTCAATGTTCACCAAGGGTTCAATCAAGAGGATTCATTGGTCATGAATAAGTCTTCTCTCGACCGTGGAATGTTCCGTACCGAACACTTCAGGAGTTACAAAGCTGAGGTTGAAAATAAGGTTCTTTCTAAACGTCTAAAGCTGAAGGAGAAAGTAGATTTTGGTAAAATTGATAGTAAAAAAGGGCGTGTTGATAGTCTAGATGATGATGGTTTTCCCTATGTTGGTGCGAGCCTACAAAGTGGTGACATTGTGATTGGTAAGGTGTCAGAGTCAGGAGAAGATCATAGTATCAAGCTAAAACATACCGAAAAAGGGATGGTCCAAAAAGTAGTGCTTGCTGCAAATGATGAAGGAAAGAACTTTGCAGTTGTTACTTTGAGACAG GTTCGATCACCTTGTTTAGGGGACAaattttctagcatgcatggtCAGAAAGGTGTCGTTGGTTTCCTGGAAACACAAGAGAATTTTCCTTTCACATGTGAAGGCATAGTTCCAGACATTGTCATAAACCCTCATGCTTTTCCAACTCGGCAGACTCCTGGTCAGCTTCTTGAAGCTGCATTGGGAAAAGGAATTGCATGTAGAGATTCTACAAGATATGCTACACCGTTCTCAACTGCTTCAGTTGATGACATTGCAGATCAGTTGCACAG GTCTGGCTTCTCTAGATGGGGTTCCGAAAGGGTTCTAAATGGTCGGACTGGTGAAATGATGAGCTCTATGATCTTCATGGGTCCTACTTTCTATCAGCGATTAATCCATATGGCTGAAGATAAGGTAAAGTTCAGGAATACTGGACCAGTTCACCCACTGACAAGGCAACCTGTAGCAGACCGCAAGAGGTTTGGTGGAGTAAAGTTTGGAGAGATGGAGCGCGATTGTTTGCTTGCCCATGGAGCAGCTGCCAACCTTCATGAGCGGTTGTTTATGCTCAGTGACTTCTCTCAGATGCATATCTGCCAGAAATGTCACCGTGCTGCCAATGTTATCTTGCGGCCTGTGCCGGGAGGCAAAAAGATCCGTGGTCCATATTGCAATTTTTGCCAATCCGGAGAGAACATTGTCCGAATCAACGTGCCTTACGGTGCCAAGCTTCTGTACATGGAGCTTTTTAGTATGGGAATTTGTCTCAAGTTCGAGACGGAGTTATGTTGA
- the LOC121987886 gene encoding uncharacterized protein LOC121987886 codes for MNDEQCEAPHILCYCGLRAILQISWTESNPGRRFFSCPKYRERGCDFFLWHDPEPSQRSKTIINELKWNNKKLKLEISELKKCASYNGEVDYNDVLDDGNNNYATMQLNDEISSLNRKFRVAIMVIVCTWIVMMWMWLM; via the exons ATGAATGATGAGCAATGTGAAGCTCCCCACATATTATGTTATTGTGGATTACGAGCTATTCTCCAGATATCATGGACCGAATCAAATCCAGGAAGACGATTTTTTTCATGTCCAAAATATAGA GAAAGAGGATGTGACTTTTTCTTATGGCATGATCCAGAACCATCACAGAGAAGTAAGACAATTATTAATGAGTTGAAGTGgaataacaaaaaattaaagttgGAGATTAGTGAATTAAAGAAATGTGCTAGTTACAATGGTGAAGTAGATTATAATGATGTTTTGGATGATGGAAACAACAATTATGCAACTATGCAGTTAAATGATGAAATATCTTCATTGAATAGGAAATTTAGAGTTGCTATCATGGTAATTGTCTGTACTTGGATTGTGATGATGTGGATGTGGTTGATGTAA